The genomic interval ACGCTCGGCCCGCACGCCGCCGAAGCCCTGCATCGCCGTCCAGGCGCGATCCCCCACGGCGAACTCGCTCACGCCATCCGCCACCTCGACCACTTCGCCCACGGCCTCCAGCCCCGGCACGTAGGGAAAGCGCGGCTCCCTCAGGATGGGCCAGTGGCCGGCACGGATCTGAAGATCCGAGTGGTTGACGGCCGAGGCGAGCGTGCGCAGCCGCACCTCGCCGTGGACGAGCGGCGCAAGAAGGAGCTCCTCGATCCCGAGGACTTCCGGCGGACCGTTCTGCCGCATCACGACCGCACGCGATTTCGTGGCCATGGGGCTCAACCTCTCCCAGGGGGTAGCTCAGCGTCCAGGACTTCGAGGCGAGTACAGCCCGAAGCGCGTCACCTCCCGGTAGCCCATGCGCTGGTAGACCGGGAACCCCGCCAGGGTGGCATGCAGCGCCGTGCGCTCCAGTCCCCACAGGCGCTTCGCGTCCTGGAGCGCCAGGCGGATGAGCGCCTCCGCGTACCCCTTGCCCTGGAAGTCCGGCCGCGTGGCCACGTAGCCGATATAGGCCACGTTCCCCAGCCGCAGCACCGCGGTCGAGGCCACGTACTGCCCCTTCTCATAGCCCAGGTACCCCCGGCTCTCGCCCTGGAAGAGGGCGGGAATGGCGAGGGACTGCCGGGCCGTGTCCAGGGATGCGCCGTAGGCCGCCGCGTGAATGTCGGCGATGTGCTGGGCCCCCTTCGCATCGTTATCGGTGACGAACCGGAGATCCAACGCGGGGAGGGGCCGGACGGGGGGCGCGAGCTGCTCGGCCACCATGCCCACGGACTCCATGGCGAGCGCCAGTCCGCGCTGGTCGCACAGCCCAGCGGCCCGGGAGCGCAGGGGCGGCGGTAGCCAGTCCCACGCGAGCGCGAACATCCACGCAAGCCCGCGCGGCGTGAAGTAGCCGGCCGCCACATCCAGCGCCCCCGTCAGCCCCGCCTCGGTGCCCTCCGGCGCGGGCTGGAAGGCGATGTTCATGATGGACCAGGGCACATGGCACGCGGCGATGAGCACCCCGGGTTGCTGGACGATCTCCCCCTTCGGACAGGCGCGTGCGTAGAACTTCCAGGCTTCGTGAAAGAGGGTGTTGGATTCGAGGACATCGGCGGTGGACATGGCTCGCTCCGGTCGGACCTCCCGAGCGAACCCCACCCGTCCGTGTCAGCGAAATGCCCCGGGGGCTCACTCCATCATGAAGTCGACATGTGCGCGGGCCTCGGAGCTGTCGCCCACCCACACATCATAGTGGGTGCCCGGCTCCACGACGCGCTCCGAGCGGGCATTGACGAAGGAGAGCTCCTCGAAGCCCAGGGGGAAGACCACCTCCCGGGCCTCCCCGGGGGCCAGGTGCACCCGCGCGAAGCCCGCGAGCTGGCGCACGGGCTGCGCGGTGCTCGCGCCCCTCACCTGAAGGTAGAGCTGCGCCACCACCGTGCCCTCCACCGCGCCCGTGTTGCGCACCTGGGTCTTCACCTGGAGCGCCCCTCCCTGCCGGGGCACCTCCGCCGCCTTCAGCCCCTTCGCGCTCAGCGAGGGCGCCGAGAACGCGAAGTCCGTGTACGAGAGGCCATACCCGAACGGGTACAGCGGCGCGTTCTGCTCATCGATGTAGCGGGAGATGTACTTGTTCTCCGTCGCCGTGGGCGGCCGCGTCAGGTCCGCGGCCCCCGGCGGACGCCCGGTGCTGAGCTGATTGTAATAGAGCGGCACCTGCCCCACGCCGCGCGGCAGCGTCACCGGTAACCGGCCGCTGAAGTTGACCGCGCCCGAGAGGAGATTGACCAGGGCATTGCCCGCCTCGATGCCCGGGTACCACGCCTCCACGATGGCCCGGGCATGCGCCTGCAAGCCCGTGAGCACGAGCGGGTGGCCGTTGAACAGCACCAGGATGACCGGCTTGCCCGTGGCCGCCAGCGCCGCGAGCAGCGGCTCCTGGTTGCCGGGCAGGCCCAGCGACGTCCGGGAGGCGGCCTCCCCCGTCATGGACCCTGCCTCCTCGCCCAGGGCGGCGATCACCACGTCCGCGGAGGCGGCCGCCTTCACCGCCTCCTGAAAGTCCTCGGTGCCTTGCGCGAGGATGCCCGTGCCCTTCGCGTACACCACCCGGCCCTTCCACCGGCGCTCCAGTGCGTCCCGCAGGGTGACGTGCTCCCGGGCATCGCCCCGGGCCGGCCAGCAGCCCATCATGTTGACCCGCGAGTCCGCCAGCGGGCCCACGACGGCAATCCGCTGGACCGAGTCCCCCAGCGGCAACACGCGGCCCTCGTTCTTCAGGAGGACGATGGACGCCTCGGCCATGCGCCGGGCCTGCTCGCGCGACTCCGGGGTGGGCTGGGGAGGCTCGGCCGTCTCGTCCGCATAGGGCCGCTCGAACAGCCCCAGCGCGAACTTCACGC from Stigmatella aurantiaca carries:
- a CDS encoding glycoside hydrolase family 3 N-terminal domain-containing protein codes for the protein MKEQRRGHGGWKGGMGLALAVVLGACAGTRPPARAPSNAELAGAELNARVEALLRQMTLEEKVGQLAQYSQGVPTGPGTGRADHEQMVRAGAVGAFLNLVGAKETNRLQRLAVEHSRLKIPLLFGFDVIHGHRTLFPVPLGLASSFDPALVEQAMRRAATEAAADGIRWVFSPMTDIARDARWGRIVEGSGEDPYLGAALARAYVRGYQGASLAAPTSVAASVKHFAAYGAAEAGRDYHTVDLSDVSLRQVYLRPYQAAVEAGAATLMSSFNTLNGVPATGNPYLLTGILRQEWGFNGFVVSDWNSVQELMNHGTALDGAAAARQALTAGVEMDMEGNLYAPELPRLVRSGQVSEAVVDEAVRRVLRVKFALGLFERPYADETAEPPQPTPESREQARRMAEASIVLLKNEGRVLPLGDSVQRIAVVGPLADSRVNMMGCWPARGDAREHVTLRDALERRWKGRVVYAKGTGILAQGTEDFQEAVKAAASADVVIAALGEEAGSMTGEAASRTSLGLPGNQEPLLAALAATGKPVILVLFNGHPLVLTGLQAHARAIVEAWYPGIEAGNALVNLLSGAVNFSGRLPVTLPRGVGQVPLYYNQLSTGRPPGAADLTRPPTATENKYISRYIDEQNAPLYPFGYGLSYTDFAFSAPSLSAKGLKAAEVPRQGGALQVKTQVRNTGAVEGTVVAQLYLQVRGASTAQPVRQLAGFARVHLAPGEAREVVFPLGFEELSFVNARSERVVEPGTHYDVWVGDSSEARAHVDFMME
- a CDS encoding GNAT family N-acetyltransferase; protein product: MSTADVLESNTLFHEAWKFYARACPKGEIVQQPGVLIAACHVPWSIMNIAFQPAPEGTEAGLTGALDVAAGYFTPRGLAWMFALAWDWLPPPLRSRAAGLCDQRGLALAMESVGMVAEQLAPPVRPLPALDLRFVTDNDAKGAQHIADIHAAAYGASLDTARQSLAIPALFQGESRGYLGYEKGQYVASTAVLRLGNVAYIGYVATRPDFQGKGYAEALIRLALQDAKRLWGLERTALHATLAGFPVYQRMGYREVTRFGLYSPRSPGR